TGAATTATCGATAAGATATATAGGCGGAGTTATTATTGCCAGAAAGCCGATCGGGAATATGATGTGAGGCAGCCTGATATCGCATATTTTCTTCGTGACCATAAGTATCGGGATCAGGAGCAGTAATGTGTGAGTCGTAAAGCACAGGATCGAGACGGGTGAAGTGATGGCTCTGTAGTTCCAGTCGGGAAAGAGGAGAGCACCTATAGCGCCCGGCATTATGAGCATGACTGAAATCTCAGAGAATACAGTTCTTGCACGCCCTTTAGTGAAAGCGGCCGCCAGATTGACGAATATCCCGATATTACAAAGATGAAGCGGGAGGAGCCAGCGTATCTCCCAGTCGTCTCCTATAAAGAGCATAGCGTCCTGTATCAGTTCCAGTACTAGATGGGTTACGGCAAGAACACGGAGAGTACTGATCGTGGTCTTTTCGTCAGCCTTTCGGGATAAGAGCGCAGCGAAGATGACGATCAGAGTTATCGCCGCGAGAAAAGATATATGCCCGATCCCGAAGTGCTCAAAACTGTCCATAACCCGATTATATTGATAATGCTTGTTATAAGTAAGGGTAATCTGATATTTTATTGCCATGAATAATGACAAGAAATATCTGATCAAGTATCTGGCAGTATGTATTGTGAGCTTTCTGCTTTGCGGAGGGGTGTCGGCTTATTTTCTGCTGTCACCGGAATTCGAATCAAGTAACCGAAAGTATGCCGCCATCGGAATAGTCTTATGCCTCGTTGCGGTATTAGGCGGCGTTCTGAAATATTCCGATTACTATAACAAGAATATAAAGCCGGTCAAGGATCCCGAATCACTCATAGATGACCGCGCCAATGCTCATAGGATGTATGCTGATAAGAAGCTTCCCGGAAAGGATATCTATGATGTATTCCGCCGTTATCGCAGGAGCTTTCTTTGGGGCAGGCTCATGATAATACCGGTATGTCTTATACTTATCGAGCTCCTTATGGTCGTAAAGTTTCAGCAAGTAGGCTGGGATATCAGGTGGGCGTTAGTCATAGGTGTCGCAGTGGTGATCTTAGCTCTGATCATAGCCGGAAAGAAGGAGATGGAATTCTCAACCGAGGAAGATCTTCGCAAGGCCATCGAAAAGAGTAAGGTCGATCCCGTAAGGCTCAATGCCGATTTCATGATGTCTTCGTGTTATAAGACTTCATATGGTGCGATCTTCATCGGCCGAGACTATCTTGTAATGTTTGCGAGAAAATTCTGCTCCGTGACTTATATGAAAAGTATTCAGTCCGCTCAGCTTACAAGAAAGGACCATGAAGTGAACGGTGGTCAGATCACACACTATGGACTGAAACTCGGATTTACTTCGGGCTCGACATACGATATGCATATCGGAGATGAGAAGAAAGCCTCTGTAATGCTCGATGAGCTGGAGCTTCGAGGCGTCGAAGTAACGAGACAGTCCTGACATTCATCTATCTTTGCCTTGAATGAGTTGTCAAATAAGTTTAAACTAATTCACGACGATTCATGAGATAAGAGAGGATAGAGAGAATATGAAAAGCATCATTTCCGATGAAGAGCTTAAGTTTTCATGCTGCGAAAACGGCAGTATCACACCTGATGAGACGATCGACGTTGATATAGTCGTAGTAGGAGCAGGTGCGAGCGGTGTGCCTGCTGCAGGCTGGGCGGCTGAGCTCGGAGCAGAGGTAGCACTCCTTCAAAAGGAAGCTAATGTGGTATCTCAGGGTAACTGCGGTTCGGCGATCATCAGGTCAAGATCGACTGAGGCAGGCATCGAGAAGTGGATCCACCATACCAACAGCCTTTGCAACTGGAGAGCCGATACCAAGCAGCTCAGAGCTTATGCCAAGCATTCCGAGGAAGCTATGATCTGGTTCTGGAACAGGGCAGGGTTTACTACTGAGACAGAATACGGCGACGGCAGCAAGGTCGATGATAATGCGAGGTCTGCCGAGCTTCTTAACGACGGTGACAGACTCTCCGCATTCAGGAGCACGAGCGGTGATTTCACGGGTATCTGGAAAGACAGGACCAATACATACGATTACGGTGATGATCACTGTTATTTCTGGGCGCCCTGGGTCGGTCCCAAGCCCTTTAATACATGTCATGCATTAAGAAAGATATTAAAGAATATATCTGAGGAGCACCCTAACCTTAAGACATTCTTTTCGACTCCTGCAGTTCAGCTCATCAAGGAAGGTGACAGGGTAACGGGAGTCATCGGAAAGAATTCCGAAGGTAAGTACATAAGATTTAACGCTTCAAAGGCAGTCATCCTTGCGACGGGAGATTATACGAATAATCCCGCGATGGTCGATAAGTATTGCCCCGATATCTCCGAGTTTGATAAGAAGCAGAAGAATAAGACGGGTGACGGTCATATCCTCGCTGTCAATGCTGGTGCTCAGATGGAGCCCCTGGGACATACTAAGATGATGCACGATTTTGATTCCGCGCTCATGTTCGAGGAGCCTTTCTTGTACGTCAACATGAACGGCGAGAGATTCACGAACGAGTATACGGGATTTGTCTATATGGGCAATATCTTAAGAGATCAGCCTTCATATAAGGGCTCCATGCTCGACAGCGATCATCAGGACGGCTCCAAGGGCTGGTACTGCATGATCTATGATGATGACTATATGTCATTGCCGCGTGAGGCATTCGTTGACGGACCTGTTCCGCCGTTTGTAATGGAGAAGTTTATCCCCGGTGCAGTAGAAGATCCTAAGGGCGTATTTAAGAACCTTATCGATCTTCACAGATGCGATACGCTCGAAGAACTTGCTTCCGAGCTCGATATCCCTTATGAGAATCTGAAGGCATCGGTCGATCGCTATAACGAGCTTTGTGAGAAGGGCGTGGATACCGATTTTGGTAAGCCTTCTCAGTATATGAACAAGATCGTAAAGGCACCTTTCTGGGGCGCTCGAAAGCATATACGTGTATCAGCCGAGGTTTCGGGTGTTATCGTAAATGAATGCGGACAGGCTCTGGACAGTGAAGGAAAGATCATCCCGGGACTTTACTGCGTAGGTAATCTCGGAGGACCATTCTACGGCGGCGCCGATTATCCTTTCCACCAGACGGGACTGTCTCTCGGAAAGTGTTATACTTACGGCATGATAGCTGCAAGACATGCTCTTGATGAGAATTTCGAGATCTGAGGTTGATCTATGAAAGA
The window above is part of the Ruminococcaceae bacterium KH2T8 genome. Proteins encoded here:
- a CDS encoding conserved hypothetical integral membrane protein TIGR02206; translation: MDSFEHFGIGHISFLAAITLIVIFAALLSRKADEKTTISTLRVLAVTHLVLELIQDAMLFIGDDWEIRWLLPLHLCNIGIFVNLAAAFTKGRARTVFSEISVMLIMPGAIGALLFPDWNYRAITSPVSILCFTTHTLLLLIPILMVTKKICDIRLPHIIFPIGFLAIITPPIYLIDNSLGVNYMFLQIPSDDSPLSFIYDIFSAKYYVAGLFLLVTSILLIEYLIAFLIRTAVRHTRV
- a CDS encoding FAD binding domain-containing protein; its protein translation is MKSIISDEELKFSCCENGSITPDETIDVDIVVVGAGASGVPAAGWAAELGAEVALLQKEANVVSQGNCGSAIIRSRSTEAGIEKWIHHTNSLCNWRADTKQLRAYAKHSEEAMIWFWNRAGFTTETEYGDGSKVDDNARSAELLNDGDRLSAFRSTSGDFTGIWKDRTNTYDYGDDHCYFWAPWVGPKPFNTCHALRKILKNISEEHPNLKTFFSTPAVQLIKEGDRVTGVIGKNSEGKYIRFNASKAVILATGDYTNNPAMVDKYCPDISEFDKKQKNKTGDGHILAVNAGAQMEPLGHTKMMHDFDSALMFEEPFLYVNMNGERFTNEYTGFVYMGNILRDQPSYKGSMLDSDHQDGSKGWYCMIYDDDYMSLPREAFVDGPVPPFVMEKFIPGAVEDPKGVFKNLIDLHRCDTLEELASELDIPYENLKASVDRYNELCEKGVDTDFGKPSQYMNKIVKAPFWGARKHIRVSAEVSGVIVNECGQALDSEGKIIPGLYCVGNLGGPFYGGADYPFHQTGLSLGKCYTYGMIAARHALDENFEI